The DNA sequence ataacccctccaaaccctaactttatttgagtaattaggtttagttttgttgttataattcatgagaggcttgcttgttgtgaatgtagagattagttggttttgtgaagtttttggagtgatagttcttggattgttgattaatgaacttaaatgtagtttaaattcatgtttaagaatagtataaattgataatgtggagttgttggggctgtcatgatgaagtatggatggagttttggttgggatgattgattgtgaattgattgtgggttgattggagtggtttaaatttgggtaatcgcgtaaacatagtcgtcgtaatgtccgatttactttaggctgttttttttattaacattaggacccgtgaactcactgctaggttttgaccattgccatgattagatagttcatgttatgggcttcgttttgatatgtagttcctttgattccgatgtacggtttaggagaaacggccgttttaagtaacgacgtttcgcgaacgaatcattacccctcgccttactttgaaacataggttaaagacctaaaagactatttggagtatgaaacatttatgtaaagtgtgttaggcagttggtaagacactcacgaaagaatcgccttaaaactcgtaatggttaatttattaaaaatggtggagccgagggtactcgagcgacttaagagaatcattaagcgcaaagcgagcgttagagtctaaattggttaaagtatagatctataagtgactttggtttaattccaacttatatgttgtttataggttaccagactcgtctcaagccatttgtaacccccagtcgctcaggcaagttttctacccgttatactgttgtggtgatgtatacttttgtatatgcattatcttgtgatagatgcatgattgttattagcaaattcttgcgatatattgtagcatgtgatatggtatatatgcatgcctatttcgtattcttgatacatatatctgttgattcagttgataatacctatgctagagataagcggcaatttgcatatacccttagtatagggacccaaaggtaaacatttttctaaaaccgggagtcgatgctcccgagtataatatatatatatatatatatgaatagtttttaaaactattattcgaataaggtttattcgataactttattttattaatgaatattattttgaatattcattcgtgggcttatgactccgtttattttattaatgaatattattatttgaatattcattcgaggacttatgactttgattatttactaattattattctttattttattaaagaataatgtgtcgataatcaaacttacttttgattattcaaataaagatagtactttcgtataagtatatctttggttatttaatattcatttcaagtataagttttacaacttctacttcaattatttttataaaaattattctttatgggaatattatttaaataataatattcagatattttctaatatattgggattgatttattttattaaatcagcatcactccaaacattcttaaaaatgttttgcgagtctttaaaatgattttaaaagttagagcggatcccaaaacttattttttttatttaagatcctcctttcgaaggagatttaaatactcactcaaaacctgagggatccggctctgtggtatgttttatattcgcaacaaggttgctgtcttgataaaagagtttttgattacttacccaatactccggaagtataattcttatagaacaagttaatccattaacaggcaccgcctgggaaatatcggtgagttttcctttccaactagatacgacttcttggtggagccgtatcaacaagtttctactaggggaaaggggggacaaactttacgtttcagagtcatggatttcatctgaactaggagtggcgtaagtggtcgagtggcgccgtcccagccttattatattggcccaaatggctaggaagttccgctaagacggtccattccttaggagtccagtgttcgatggacaagtaaatccgacaggttctcctctacatgtagaaaatggtggggttgtactactgcgactgatcatcgtaagtggtcttcctggcgtgacaaaactcccgtaatgagttcatcatccaattggatatttctgcaacactacccagagcacttcgatagaaaggctacggttgggcaaatgttgagtgttggcagggtcgagttttcaaaatgatgtttgcatcaaatgaagtatctcgtaacttcattttattttgatgatattttaaagattgattatatgcaagttttgtcttgtagcttaatctatgggatgaactatttatacattgaacggtggtagttcaagtagtattcggaaaagatataagtatattggagtatcttgtaactttatcttttaaacttatatctagttaatgattgtcttatgaatgacaaaggtttcaggaaAATGTTGAGAAaagattagatatatgagatcaccttgcaacgatatttttatacagttataaactggaactctgtgtatattatacatgtcagacgatttcaaagattgtgaaaagtatatatgtatatatactgaatattttgcgacttggtcgcattaagatatcaacttggttcatttcttcttgaccaagactttcatgagtactatgagaatgctcatatattgtaaatcattatacatattattttggtgggcttgttgctcacccttgctttcttctttcatcacacaacatcagatagacaagatgaacaggaccaagcttccaattcgcaagcagttagaaaatgttccgcagttttctggaagcgttgatgccgccgtagctgaggtaggagctaccaataggctaggttttcaactattgatgaaccagacttatgtataatatgaattgtaataatgacaaagaaatgtaaatttattcagaaccttcttgaagtgtaatggcttattatgtggaataaaatgacttgtgctattttttgggtattcatctctgggactataacttgcggtgtgtgtgtgtgtattgtggggtcacagtacacagtaattggttgattgttaagattaagtgttgttaagggatatggaactcgtgaccacccgaatccccgaccccggatttgggggtgttacaatttctGGAAGCATTCTGAGTTGAGAAAGTGGAGTTAACCtatgacattgctcaagttaaagaagcagttcaggatgaagagtaaagtctgatattcactgaagcaagattgaatatacatacttgattcctgcatttagatagttttgacatcatcaattggaacttgtccataattccataatgaacaagttgggggagatttttaggagcaactgatgatatcaaacagaaactatcagaagcatcgacAGATGATGATTACTAACATCGATGGATGATAGTTACAAGCATCGACGAATGATTACAAGTATCGACCGATGATGATGATTGTATCGATGGATGATGACATCGACGAATGTTGATATTCGACGGATAACAatatcaacagatgatgatgtcaacggatgatgaaatcagtatttgtcacatcagttgatctttgaggaggaaaaggaaacagaaacttaagtcggtgaaggactttatctcagaagcaattgtataggtttccttgttattaatagaataggattccttatacattggtagttgtgctctatataaagaaTAGTTTAGGTTCATATTATAAGTATTGCGACATTGTAATAtttttcgcataacctagcagctctcaatgatattttttcatcctttcgagagattacatgtgtaataagtttttatcaaataatataaaaattcttgattctgttgaagctttatcgaattgattatattaactgtattcacccccctctacagttgattaagggccaAACATACAGTAATtttgaaattggaataaaatcaaaataaaatattaattgacTGTTACTCGACTTCCTTTTCGATGCTACTTAATATTGTATCAATAAAAAGTATAACAgatgatatataataattttgaaataataataaaatcaaGATAAAATATTTAATGATAGTTTCTCAGACGAAGACAATTTTAACAATTAAAAAGTATAAAAGAGgatttataataattttaaattggaataaaataaaaataagatattaattaaTTGTTTCTCATCTTCGTATTCGTCGATACTTCGTAATCAATAACTTAAAAGTATAAAAGaggatatataataattttaaaattgaaataatatcaaaataaaatatttattgaTAGTTTCTTGGCATCGTTGAAAATGACGCCTCATACTCTGTAACTAAAAAGGTATAAAGAGTATATCCAATAAATTTGATattggaataaaatcaaaataaaatattcattgaATATTTCTCAAAAAAAATTCGACGATGCCTCGTATTCTATAACTAAAAGGTATAATCTagtatataaaataattttaaaattggaataaaatcaaaataagatatttatTGACAGTTCTCGGTGTCGTCAAAGTATTCTGCAACTAAAGAGATATAAAAAAggatataaaataattttgaaattggaataaaactaaaataaaatattaatttatagtTTCTCAACTTTCTTTTCAACGCCGCCTCATTTTTTATTACTAAATATTTTAAGTGTAGTGCTAACTACCCAAAATTGGTTTAAAAAATGAGTTCCAAAATGATATGACATTGGAGAGTGGCAATTTAGGCTATTTTAATTGGGAGGATTGATGTGAATGCATGAGGTCCATCTTATTTAATTATGTCATGACCAATAAACACGTGATATGTGAAATTTTGGAATGGTTTTGGGATTCAATTTCCGGTACCTAGCATTTCTAATACTATAACAaaggatatacaataattttcaaattggaataaaatcaaaataagatatttGTAGCATCTCGGCGTCGTTTTCGACGCCTCCTCATATTATGCAACTAAAACGGTATAAAAGGGGATATAGAATATTTTTTAactgaaataaaattaaaataatatattaattgaTTGTTTCTCGTCTTCGTATTCGACGACGCCTCGTATTCTATAACTAAAAAGTATAATAGAGGATATACAATAATACCgaaattggaataaaataaaattaagatATAAGACGCCTCTTATTATGCAACTAAAAatgtttaaaatattaatttttttttaattttaaagtTATTAAATTAGAAATATAGCATGTCGAATTCTTTTTATgtatatttaacaaaaaatatgaattaaaaaaGAATGTGAAATTAATGATGCACAATTTCGGTCgttatattttacaaaacttaTATAAATCAATTGtttgcttatatatatatatatatatatatttctcaaTATGTGTATGTAAAGTAGAAAAATGCatattgtatataaaaaaaagtATGAATCGAAAAAGGATGTGAAATTAATCATATAAAGTTTCATTTattatattttacaaaaattaaaTTAGATTAGTTTTTTGCCTAAATATATttctgaataattttaaaattagaataaaattaaaataagatattttATTGGCAGTTTCTCAGTGTCGTCTTCGACAACCCCTCGTAGTTTATAACTAAAATGGAGTAATAgaaaatatgtatatattataaTTCGTTGGATTATATAAATAATACTCTAATATTAAAGAACATAACACAACGGAGTTACTGTAATCTCATAGTATgtcaaataaaaatttataattatcGATGAAATAAATATTAAGTTATAAAGAAACAAAATTAGTCGTTTCTCCTAATATATGTATTTATTTCTCAATATGTTTATTCAAAGTAGAAAAATATGTATAATAATGAaaaagtatgaattggaaaggatgTTAAAATAATAGTGCACAGTATCATAtgttaaattttataaaaaccgGATCACATTATTTTTTGCTTAAATTTATTTATGAATAATTTAGAAATTTAAATCAAATCAAAATAGTATTTTTAGTGATGGTTTCTATTAATTAAAAAGGTATATTAGAGAGGTGTCAATTTAAGTTTTTGCATCCTCTTCTCTTTCTCAATTATACCGGTGGTCTTGGTTTTGGCCGATTTTCTCCGGTGAAAAACCCCCAAATCTCTTTATTTTTTTCAGTTTTCTTAGTCTTGTCATTAGATATGGATTTAtatctttttttttcaaaaataattctTAGATCAAAAATCAGgagagtatatgtattttctaaCTTCTCCAATTAAGCATGTGATCCGAGGCTTGCTTTTATTTCATAATTTCAATTTGGTTGTAGTCTCTCCTTACTGAGAGTTTTGATATTTCTCTCCTTTATTAGTGTGGGTATGAATATTAGTTTAATGATAAAAGTTTTTAGTTTAATGTTGCACAATATAAACAATACCCTAATatgaaaatgaaagaaaaaaaaGGAGTTTGTGTAATCTGTCAAATGAAAAATTATAATACAGATGAAATAAAAAAGTTAAATTACAATGACGCATTATTAGTTTTTTCtcgaaataatatttatgttTCAATTTGAAAAATATGTGTATATATTGAAAAAGTATGAATTGAGAAAAAATGTGAAATTAATAATACAGTTTTCAAAGCAAGTAAGATTTATCCCTCAATAGCCATGTTGACAAATCAAAACACATTGAATCCTAAAATTTAATTGTAataattgaattttaaaatttattaattttctTAAATTACTAAAGTTAATATTTATATTTGTAGTGTGGGTTTGTTTTTTGCTAATATATAGATGAAACTATTATAGAGTAAGGTATAAGTGATTTTACTAAATTTAAAGTATCAtctattttatatatatttagtatTGAAATACTTTTATAAGTCCAAATGGTCAAAAATGGAAACTTTCATTAAGGAAAAACAATAATACACTCTTTCATTTTAATCTAACATACTTTTCCAATTTTGTTAAATTTCACTATCACTACAAaataattgataaatattttatatgtattttaaaattttaaatcaatattaattataaattaaaaaaataatattgtGTGATGTAATTAATTTTAAACTTATAATACATATTTATACATTTATCATAACCAATTGCAATACAATAATTTTTTATTGGTTATTTCTTtctatataaatattaatttatattgtaacatttaaaaAGATACAATAAACACTCTTGATTACGAAAGATTTAaactaaaaaattaaatattagtTACCTCTTCTTATAAGATTTTTTTTTTTGCCGCAAAAGATTCAAATTTTATTGATGATTCAAATCATTCGATAATACAGTAAACAAATCGGGATGGACATCTCCCACCCTCCAGATCAGCTATACAACAAGTGGATTTCGCTAAGAAATGAGCGACCTTGTTCGCGGACCGTTTAACGAACCTAAACTTGACGTTTTTGCTACTTAAACTTGCTAGAATATCCCGACAATCCTTAACAACTCTCCCCAAATACGAAAAATAAAGAAAGGAGCTACGGATGGACTGAACTATCTGCAAGCAATCAGACTCTATAACAACATTCTCGTGACCTCCATTTTTCACCCAACTCAAAGCCTCCCGGATACCGACTGCTTCAGCCAACTCCGGACTAGGCCTTCCTCTCAAACACTGCGCTCTAGCCTCGATCAACCCTCCATTTTGATCCCTACCTATATACGCATAACTATAACAACCATCCTCCTCAAAAATGGCAGCGTCAGAGTTTACCTTAACACCATTAACCTGGGATAATCGCCAATGCTCATCTCCGTCTTCGTTGGACATAAAGCCCAGAAAACGATCGAAAGTTCGATCTTGAACACATCTCCATTGGTTAAGGACCGAGTACGCTGATTCCACCACTGCTGAAGATTCCAAGCTGTGTTATTTTCAAATAAGATCATTCCTACTATTCCACAACATCCAGCAAACCATAGCAATAAGCGTAATTTTCTCCTGATTATGCTGTTGAAAAACCAGCTCAAGCCATTCTGGGAACGACGTAAACTCACTAAAAACTTGTAAGATAGCCAATTTCTCCCAACTGGAAACAGCATGACAGCATAACACTAAAACATGCAGTACTGATTCTGGATATGCATTGCACACTGCACAAAACTCGTTTACTGGTACCTTTCTAGAACGAAGCAAATCTTTCGTAGGTAAGCAATTCGTAGAAGCTCTCCATAAAATTTTTTTAACCTTAGGTGGAATTTTCAAGTTCCAAATCTTCCGCCCGAATCCAGAACTCGATGTTGAACTATTTGCATTACTTTCACCTTCAAGAAGCAAATAACCAGTTTTGACAGAGTAATCTCCTAACTTTTCTTTCCTCCAATACCATGCATCTTCGACTTCATTATTCAGAGGAGTGGACAAAATAATATCCGCATCCCTTGCATCAAAAATGTCCAAAATAAGATCAACATCCCAACTGTTTCCTTCCATATTCATCAGAGAAGAAACCTTTTGACCTCGAATGGCTTCATTATCAGTATGAATATACGGATCATTCTCCATTGACAACCAATGATCATTCAGAATACTAATAGAGTTGTCATTGCCCACCTTGCAACCAATACCTTTCTTAATAATATGCTGAGATTCCATCACACTCCGCCATATATAACTAGGATTGTGCCCGATTTCAGCATTAATAAAAGAACCTGTAGGATAGTAACGAGCCTTATAAACCCTACTCACCAACTTTTCTGGATATTTCAATAATCTCCATCCCTGATTACCAAGAAGAGCTATATTGAAGTCACGAACCCTTCTAAAACCCATACCCCCAGAAGCCTTCCTCTTGCACATATTGCCCCAACTCTTCCAGTGAATACCTCTATCCTTCTTAGCATCATTTTTCCACCAAAACTTACACATCAAATTCTCCAACTGCTGACATAAGTCCAAAGGAAATAAAAAAACACTCATAGCATAGTTCAGAAGTGTTTGGGCCACAGTCTTCAACAACACTTCTTTTCCTCCTTTTGACATAAAATTCTTATCCCAACCCTGAATACGATCTTGCATCTTATCCTTCAAAAAACCAAAGATTGATGACTTATTTCTTCCTATTATATTAGGTAAACCTAAGTACATACACTGATCATTGGCCTCCTTAAATCTGAGCTTCTGACAAAGCTCTCTCTTCAGAGAACAGGAAGAATTCTTACGAAAAAACACTGAGGATTTATCAACATTTATTTGCTGCCCTGAAGCTCTTTCGAAAATTTTCAACAATTGCAAGACATGATCAGCACTTTCCATATTGGCTTTGCAAAACACATAAGAATCATTAGCAAAAAACATGTGGGAAATAGAAGGCGCCGTCCTAGCAACTTTTATTCCTTTGATCAGATTACGCCTTTCAAAATCATGTAACAAAGCTGTCAAACCTTCAATACATATTAAGAACAAGTACGATGATAGGGGGTCTTCCTGTCTTAGGCCCCTTTCAGgaataatattcccaaaaattCTACCAGCATGAACAAATTAACAACTCTCAGATCAAACCCC is a window from the Apium graveolens cultivar Ventura chromosome 1, ASM990537v1, whole genome shotgun sequence genome containing:
- the LOC141677818 gene encoding uncharacterized protein LOC141677818, giving the protein MVVRRMIVMQQWQIGGSSGIRQVQNSLPIISPLNVRKEITTVESKKRKTDDNMSFENQVGLNNEVTLDAEDDINMTTDQDAVSLCSFSKNHIDGIVTTPEGVKYRLTGVYGEPDRSKHHETWSLIRSLASHNTLPWCLIGDMNNVLSQRDKRGGRPYPNRLLQGFQEVLNDCDLVDMNLCGYQYTWERGFGTSNHIEVRLDRALVSPDFLNLFKDAKLTNLEVSTSDHYLILLEPQVCNIFFRDRPFHFENAWLREPMCYQLVEDAWSNNVGSFYDKLSFVSEILSAWGKEITGNFKGHISKSKRILQALKGRRDDHSVKVVQEEKKKLSEIYAQQEVFWRHRSKQLWLREGDQNSIFFHAAMKNKRKTNHISHLQDSQRNKVEWGNGIEKTIEDFFAQLFTASVTDWERVTGCVSSRVNTVQNEMLCAEVDEKEVKAALFNMHPDKSSGPDGLTALLHDFERRNLIKGIKVARTAPSISHMFFANDSYVFCKANMESADHVLQLLKIFERASGQQINVDKSSVFFRKNSSCSLKRELCQKLRFKEANDQCMYLGLPNIIGRNKSSIFGFLKDKMQDRIQGWDKNFMSKGGKEVLLKTVAQTLLNYAMSVFLFPLDLCQQLENLMCKFWWKNDAKKDRGIHWKSWGNMCKRKASGGMGFRRVRDFNIALLGNQGWRLLKYPEKLVSRVYKARYYPTGSFINAEIGHNPSYIWRSVMESQHIIKKGIGCKVGNDNSISILNDHWLSMENDPYIHTDNEAIRGQKVSSLMNMEGNSWDVDLILDIFDARDADIILSTPLNNEVEDAWYWRKEKLGDYSVKTGYLLLEGESNANSSTSSSGFGRKIWNLKIPPKVKKILWRASTNCLPTKDLLRSRKVPVNEFCAVCNAYPESVLHVLVLCCHAVSSWEKLAILQVFSEFTSFPEWLELVFQQHNQEKITLIAMVCWMLWNSRNDLI